One window from the genome of Acinetobacter lanii encodes:
- a CDS encoding glutathione S-transferase N-terminal domain-containing protein: protein MKLYYSPGACSLAAHIILNEINVDFDLVKVDLKNHQTEKGDDYFQINPKGYVPALEINPGLILTENVAILPFLAQHDPKQDLIPPSGLGRAKVLEWLGYLNSELHDAYAVFFGAPLSGEAKEKAYAEIDRLLTYIDQAIEKSDNDYLVDDNFGPADAYLFVLTNWSNGIEHDLSPYKNVIHIRNKVAERQSVQIAMRDEGLIP from the coding sequence ATGAAGTTGTATTATTCGCCAGGCGCATGTTCACTGGCTGCACATATTATTTTAAATGAAATTAATGTCGATTTTGACTTGGTAAAAGTCGATTTGAAAAACCATCAAACTGAAAAGGGCGATGATTATTTTCAGATTAATCCCAAAGGTTATGTGCCTGCTTTAGAGATCAATCCTGGCTTGATTCTGACTGAAAATGTAGCGATTTTACCATTCTTGGCACAACACGATCCCAAACAAGATTTAATTCCACCTTCAGGTTTAGGGCGTGCTAAGGTCTTAGAATGGCTGGGATATTTAAACTCAGAACTGCATGATGCTTATGCGGTATTCTTTGGTGCGCCATTATCAGGTGAAGCAAAAGAAAAAGCCTATGCTGAAATTGATCGTTTACTGACGTATATTGATCAAGCGATTGAAAAATCAGACAATGACTATTTAGTGGATGACAACTTTGGTCCTGCGGATGCTTACTTATTTGTACTGACCAATTGGTCGAACGGCATTGAACATGATTTAAGCCCTTATAAAAATGTGATTCATATACGCAATAAAGTGGCAGAACGTCAATCGGTGCAGATTGCAATGCGCGATGAAGGACTCATTCCTTAA